The following is a genomic window from Bacillus sp. V2I10.
TGACCTTGTCAGACGCGCAATGATCGCCATCGGTCCTGTTGCAAGCGCAAGTGTCGGCAAAATCATGTGCATCGGGCTCGACCAGGTTGCAGCAGGCAGTATTTTTAAATTAACAGCCAGATTTTGAATTAATAGGGTCGCCATAATAAAGTTTGGAACGGATATCCCGAGAACGGCGATTGTCATGGCTAAATAATCGATGAATCCGTTGTGGCGGAGCGCTGCAATAATGCCCAGCGCAATTCCCGAAAAGACAGCTACAATAAGCGTGACGATTCCAAGCTCAAAGGAAACCGGAAAGCCGCGGCCGAGCAGTTCATTGACTGTTTGAGAAGACTTTTTGATAGAAGGTCCAAAATCAAATGTGACAAGTGATTTCATGTACATCGCATATTGTACGGGCAGCGGTTCATCTAAATGGTAATAAGCTTCAAGATTTCGCTGAACCGCTTCGCTTGTCCCGCGTTCCTGATTAAAAGGCGAACCGGGAATCGTATGCATCAGAACGAACGTGAGCGTAATGATCAGCCAAAGTGTAAGGATCATGGAAAGCAGACGTTTAAAAAGATATGTATTCATAAATTCTCACTTCCTAACAGAATGTCGTTCTCATCGCAAGCTCCGTCATCACGAGCATTGCCCGGTAAGCCTCGAGAATGTCGCGTGCCTGGTAGCGGACAATCGTGGTGTTTTCAACAAGCTTTGTTCCCGGCATAAGCGCAGCCCATTCAGCCTGTCCGTAATTGGCAAACTCGATTGCTAATAGCGGATTGTCCGGAGGAGTGAGCGGTTTAACGTTTTCTCTGTTTTTAATGGCGAGGGCTGTCTTTTCTTTGAGCAGCTCTCCTGCTTTGACAGGTGTCAGTGATTTAACGACAGACCTTGAAATGGTCTCCTTTACGACAGCTGTCGTGATATTCGGTATGAGCGCTTCCGCTTCCATTGCCGCCTGATCATCTCCGGCAACCATCAATACCGGTACCCCGTGATAGCCGGCAACATAAGCATTAAAGCCTAATTCTCCAACAGCCGTATCATTTATGTAGATCTCCCTGACCCCAAAAATCATCGTATGTGACATCACGCCTTTTTTTGAAGCGCGTGCATGATACCCGACAAACATCGCACCGTAAAAACTGTCATCAAGTCCCTGCACCATGCTGTATGGTTTTACATCTCCCGTAATCAGCTGTGTTTCCGGATGCAGTCTTTCGATCAGCAAATTGTTCATTTTTGAATGACTGTCATTGACAATGACCTCTTTTGCACCATGGTCAAAGGCAGATTGGATGACATAATTGGCTTCATCCGTCATGATTTGACGGCCCCGTTCGTAATTGTGCTTAGATGAATTCACATGTGTCTCATCTGCGAGTCCAGTGATTCCTTCCATATCAACTGAGACATATATCTTCACCCAGATTCCCCCTGTTTATATTTCCAATTTTCTTAAAATTATAAATTAAATATCATTACTTTACAATAACATTTACATAAAAATACACAATCCCGAATACATTTACTTCATTTACCATGGATAAAAAGTCCTAATAAATACACATTTTAGTAGATTGAAATGTGCAGGAAAACCTATCTTCCAAGTCAATAGATAGAGTAAAAGAATGAATTTTTCAGGAGTTTTAAAAAACAATAATTTTAATAGCAAGCACGAAAAACCCTTTATTTATAAAGGGTTTTAATGACCATTCATCCGAGATCTCGTTACACCCGGCAGGTACACGGACAAATATCCCGATCTGCATACTTTCCATTCGGCCAGATTTGTTCCGCCTGCCGGAAAACAGTTATTTAGACTCCCTGCCGAATTTCACGTGCATAAGCTTCGCCCATCTAAATACCTTCTGCTTCTCTGATAACTTTAAACGTCCCTGTTCCCTTGGCCACTATTTTTCCAGAGGAATCTCTGATTTCACCTTCCAAAAAAGCAAGCTTATAACCAAGCTGCAAAACGTTTGCTTCTGCGAAAATGTCACCTTCTGAAATGGCTGCCAAGTATTGCGTGTTTAGGTTTAATGTTGCACAACTAGTTTTCGTAATGGATCTAAGCAGCATGCCCTGGATAAAATCCAGCATTGTCGCATGAACACCGCCGTGCAGCGTTCCATTTGCATTCAGTACATGTTCTTTGATTGTGAGCTTAATTTTTACGGAATGCTCTTCAAAATGAATGATTTCAATTCCCATATGGTTGAAAAAAGGGCTGCTTTCAAAGCTTTCCCGAATATCCTGAACGAGAATGGCCACGTGCGTTCATCCTTTCTTATTTGGCAGTGAATTGAGGCTTTCTTTTTTCTAAGAAGGCAGACGTTCCCTCATTTTTATCATCAGTTGAAAAAAGAACAGCCTGCGCAAGCTTTTCAATCACTAGTCCTGTTTTTTGATCTGCATCAAATCCTGCATGTACAGCAAGCTTCGCAAGTTTTACCGCAAGAGGACCTTTTGAAAGAATTTGTCCTGCTGCTTCCTCGGTTTTTTCCTGCAGCTCTTCGATGCTTGCAATCTCCGACACGAGCCCTATTCGGTACGCTTCCTTCGCATCAATGATTTTCCCTCTTAGAATCATATCCATTGCAACACCTTTTCCAACAAGTCTTGCTAGCCGCTGTGTTCCGCCGGCACTTGGTATGATGGATAAATTCAGCTCAGGCAGTCCGAACTTGGCATTTTCTGAAGCAATCCGGATATCACATGCCATCGCAAGCTCGCAGCCTCCGCCAAGTGCAAACCCATTCACCATGGCGATTGTTGGTTTATCGTAGGCTTCTATGTAATCATAAACCTGCTGCATGCCTCCGCGGTTAAAGACATCAAGTGCTGTTCTTGACTTCAGCTGGCCGATATCAGCCCCTGCAGCAAATGATCTTTCGCCGCTTCCGGTAAACACCACACATCCGGTCTCATCATCTGATGCAAGGATTTCTAAAGCTTCCATCATTTCAATTAACGTTTCTTTGTTTAAGGCATTTCGAAGCTCAGGTCGATTGATGACAAGATAAGCAAGTCCATTTGATTTTCTGATCTCAATATTTGCAAAAGCGTTCATTTTTCTTCAGCTCCTTTTTTTCAGCAGTTTAAAGTCTGCCTGGCTTTTCGCAATCAGGGACTTGTGTTCGTCGAAGACCCAGCCTTCAGCAGATGCCATGCCCTCAAAACAGTGCGTCACCTTAGCCCTGCATAATAATGACGACTTGACGGATGAATCAAAAATGGTTGTGGTTAAGGCAATTGTTGCAGAAGGAGCACCTCCCGCTTTAGAAGCAGCTGTTCCCATGGCAATATCAAGCATCGTGTAAAAAATCCCGCTTCCAATCGTTTCGGAATCTGCAAGATGCTCTTTTTCAATCACAGCGGAAATGATAATCTCTTCTCCTTGATTCTGCTCCCTCCTAAGGGACAAATGGTCAAAAAAAGATGAATGCATAATGTCCAGCATCTGCCCCGCTCCTTTTTGCTCCTTATATGAGTTCAATCATCATGGCCATTCCCTGGCCGCCCCCCACACAGAGCGTCGCCACACCAAGCCTGCGATCACTCCGTTTCATCTCGTGAACCAGCGTCGTCACAATTCTTGCACCTGTCGCGCCCAGTGGATGGCCTAGTGCAATGGCCCCGCCATTTACGTTGACTTTTTCCCTATCAAGCTCTAACTCTCTGATTACAGCAAGGGCTTGAGAAGCAAATGCTTCATTCAGTTCAAATACATCAATATCGCCGATGCTTTTATTGGTTCTTTCTAAAAGCTTCCGCACAGCTGGTACCGGACCAATGCCCATAATTTCAGGGGAAACACCTGCAGCCGCCCAGTCTACTACTCTCGCAATCGGCTTTATATTGAGTTCCTTTGCTTTGCTTTCTGTCATCAGAACTAAAGCGGCTGCCCCGTCATTCCGTCCGCATGCATTTCCAGCAGTCACTGTCCCTGACTTTCTGAATGCTGGTTTTAATTGTGATAACTTTTCATAGGTTGTTTCAGGGCGCGGATGTTCATCTGTACTAAATAAAGTAGACCCTTTCTTATGAGGAACATCAATCGGCACAATTTCATCCTGAAAAAGCTGATTTTGATTTGCCTTCTCCGCTCTCTTTTGACTTTCAAGGGCAAAGGCATCCTGATCTTCTCTGGAAATCTGATATTTCTCGGCCACATTTTCAGCTGTAATGCCCATGCCGAGGTGCTCCCCGAACGTTTCCTTTGGCTGCTGCCCGTTCTCTTTATTCGAATCAACTAAATGAGCGGCATCTCCGCCAAAACGGGAGCCTCGAAGATAAATCGGTGCCTGGCTCATGTTCTCCGTGCCGCCGGCTACTACTATTTCCGCCTGGCCTGACTGGATTTGCTGCACAGCAGAGGCAATAGCCTGCATGCCTGAAGCGCAGAGCCGATTAATTGAAAATGCAGGAGCTGTTTCTGGAATACCAGCCCGCAGAGCTGCAACTCTCGCAACATTAGAGGCAAGGGTTGTTTGTCTGACTTCCCCTAAAATGACTTCATCGACCTGTTCTGCAGGAACTCCGGCTCTATTAAGTGACTCCTTTATCGCATAGGAAGCCAAAAAACTGGCCTCAACATCTTTTAACGCTCCTCCGTACCGGCCGATTGGTGTTCGCACGGCACTTGCTATTACAATGGTTTCCATAGTTTCGTTGCTCCTTCCTTTATTGATATTGCTTTTTCAATTGACCTGCTATGATGTTTTTCTGAATTTCTGAAGTGCCTTCATAGATCCTAGTAATCCGTGCATCCCGGAAAAATCGCTCGATTGGGTAATCAGCAATATAGCCGATACCGCCATGTACCTGAACGGCTTTATCCGCCACCCGGTTATACACCTCTGATCCGAACAGCTTCAGCATCGCCGCCTCTTTAATCACCTTCATGCCTTCGTCCACCATCCACGCTACCCGGTAGGTAAACGACCGAAGCGCTTCAATTTCCATCGCCATCTCTGCAATCATATGGGAAACTGCCTGATGTTCAAATATAGGTACATCAAATTGCACTCTTTCCTTTGAATACGTCATCGATAGGTCAAGCAGCTTTTGACACGATCCCAGATTTCTGGCCGCAAGACCGGCACGTCCATTTGCGAGGATTTTAAGAGCATTCACATACCCCTGACCCTCTTCACCAAGTATATTTTCAGCGGGAACCTCACAATCTTCTAAAATAATTTCAGCTGAATGGGAACCGCGGAGCCCCATTTTCTTTTCAACAGCTCCTACTTGAAATCCCGGAAAATCTTTCTCTATGATAAAAGACGTGATGCCCTTTGCTCCTTTTGAAGAGTCCGTTACGGCCATCACAGTAAATACATCTGCCTCAGTCGCATTTGTGATGTAATGCTTCGTGCCGTTAAGAATATATTTATCTCCCTTTTTCACAGCAGAGGTTTTAAGATTTGTTGCATTAGAGCCGGCGCTCGGCTCAGTCAAGGCAAAGGCGCCGATTTTCTCGCCGCTCGCCATGGCAGGCAGGTACATCTGCTTTTGCTGTTCATTTCCCATTTCGACAATTCCGACTGTTCCAATACCTGTATGAGCGCCGATTAACGTCGTATATCCATTATGAGTTGCACCGATTTCTTCATATAAAGCACATTTTCCGACCATTCCGATGCCAAGTCCTCCGTATTGCTCCGGAATGCTTAATCCGAAAAGCCCCAGTTCCTTTGACATGGCAATAATCCGTTCAGGTATCGCATTTGATTCCTCAATTTCCATTGCAACAGCTTCAACTTCTGTTTGAACAAAATCACGGACACTCCGTTTTAAAAATTGAATATCCTCATCAAATTGAAAGTTCATGAGCTTGCCTCCTAGCTGTATTCATAAAATCCTCGTCCGCTTTTTTTCCCTAGCCAGCCTGCCTTTACATATTTCACAAGGATCGGACAAGGACGGAATTTTTCGCCAAGCGTTTTATAAAGATATTCCATATTCCTGAGCCTCGTATCGAGCCCGACTAAGTCAGCAAGTTCAAGCGGCCCCATTGGATGATTTAAGCCAAGCTTCATCGCCTTATCGATATCCTGAACAGAACCGACTCCCTCCATCACCATTGTCATCGCCTCATTTCCGATCAGACAATTCATGCGGCTGACAGCAAAACCTGGAAACTCATTAATCTTTACGCATTCTTTTCCAAGTGCTTCTCCAAATTTAAAGCACGCATCAATCGTTTCCTCGGATGTTTCCAGACCGCAAATGACTTCGATCAGCTTCATTTTTGGCACAGGATTGAAAAAGTGAAGCGCAATGCACTGTTTGGGGCGGCTTGTTTGGGCACCGATTTCAGTCGGGCTCATTGTCGATGTATTGGTTGCCATAATCGCTGAAGGTTTAGCAAAGCGGTCAAGCTCTTTAAACACGCTGATTTTCAGTTCCATTACTTCAAGCACGGCTTCAATAATGAGATCTGCGTCTTCTGCTGCCTGTTTTAGATCAGTAGTGTAGATCATGCTGGCTTCTGAATCTGTCTTGCCTATCTTTTCAAATTGTTTTGACACATAGGCCCGGCAAGTATCCAGCGATTGTTCATGAATATCCTGAACAACAACTGAAAACCCTGCAGCCGCACATGCAAAAGCGATCCCGCGGCCCATCGTTCCTGCACCAATCACACTGACTTTTTGCACAGAATCCCCCCTATTTCACTGCTGCCTTTTTGTTGTCATATGTGTAAAAACCTTTGCCGGTTTTTCTGCCGAGCTCTCCTTTTTCCACCTTTTCTTGGACGATCTTGGCAGGCTTATCACACTCGTTTCCGCTTTCCTCGTAGCGCTGCATTCTGACAAAATAGTTGACATCAATGCCGGTCAGATCCATTAAGCCGAACGGGCCAATCGGATGATTCAGCGCTTTTGTACAAACGAGGTCGATTTCTTCAAAGGTTGCATAGCCATTTTCAAGCAGATACACCGCTTCATCCATCAGCTTTCCTAAAATGCGGTTGGCAATAAATCCTGAGATTTCTTTGTTCAATAACACTGGCAGCTTATTAATCTTTTTCACAAAGTCCATCGACGTTTGAGCAGTTTCATCAGAAGTGTGCGGTCCTTTCACAACTTCCACAAGTTCCATTACTAAAGCAGGGTTGAAGAAGTGAATGTTGCAGACCTTATCGGGACGGCCAGTTACATCAGCTATTTTTGAGCTGACGATTGTTGAGCTGTTTGTGGCCAGAATGGCATGCGGTGGCGTGATCTCATCCAGCTTCTTAAATAGCGCTCTTTTTACATCCAGCTTTTCAACGATCGCTTCAATAACAAGATCTGCTTCCCTTAATTCATCAAGAGATGCGGTAAACGAAATCCGGCTGAACGCAGCTTCAACTTCCTCTGCAATGAACCTTCCCTTCTTCACTCGCTTCTCCATTTGTACACCTAAAAACTGCTTTGCTTTTTCAAGGCTTTCCCCGTTTACATCCTGCAATGTAACTGGATATCCTGCAAGTGAGCAGACCATCGCGATTTGCGATCCCATCGTCCCCGCTCCAATCACAGCTACTCTTTCAATTGATTCAATTCCCATTTAGGTTGTCCCCTCTCTCTGATTCTTCTTTTATCAGCAGACGTTTTAATAGTTTTCCAACCGTATTCCGCGGCAGGCTGTCTCTCACTTCAAACTGCTTTGGAACTTTATAGGGTGTCAGTTTTGTATAGCAATAGCCTCTCAGCTCTTCTTTATCAATTGTCTTCCCAACCTTTGGAACAACATACGCTTTCACTCTTTCTCCGAGCTCTTCATCAGGCAGACCTACAACAGCCGCTTCCTTCACATCCGGATGTTCATAGAGGACACCTTCAATTTCCTGCGGATAAATATTAAAGCCGCCCAAAATGATCATTTCTTTTTTGCGGCCGACGATATAAAAGTAGCCTTCATCATCCATCGTCGCCAGATCCCCGGTATACAGCCAGCCATTTTGCAGCGCAGCGTGTGTTTCAGCTTCATTGTTCCAGTAGCCTTTCATAATTTGCGGACCCTTAATCAAAAGCTCCCCGACACTTTTTGGCCCTAGCTCCCGGTTGTCCTCATCCACAATCATGCAGTCTGTTTCTGGAACCGGAATACCGATGCTGCCGATTTTTCTTTTGCCAAACGGAGGGTTGCGGTGTGTGGAAGGAGAAGCTTCTGACAATCCGAATCCTTCCCCGATCCGCGTTCCCGTCAAGCGTTCAAAGCGCTGAATGATTTCAACCGGAAGCGGAGCAGATCCTGACGAACATAACTTTAGACAACTCAGCTTTGCCTCTTCAATCTCAGGATGATTGACAAAAGCGATGTACATCTTCGGTACGCCCGGAAAAAAAGTAGGCCTATGCTTTTTGATTTTTGCAAGCACATCATCAATCTCGAACTTTCTGAATAAAAGCAGTCTGCCTCCAATGAAGATCCCCAGATTCATTCCGCTTGTCATTGCGTACACATGATAGAGCGGTGTTGCGATCAGCACCGTTTCTTTTCCCTGAACCATCGAATCCCCGTACATTAGGCAGCTTTGATAGACGTTTGCTGTCAGATTAAAATGTGTCAGCATCGCGCCCTTCATTTTCCCTGTAGTTCCGCCTGTGTACTGGATAACTGCCACATCTTCCTTCGCATTGATTTCAGCAGGACTTTTTAAAGGAATCCCAAAGGCTATTAACTCTTCAAGCTTCAGATAACGGCCGTCTGAGTCTGGCAGCTGAGAAGCCATCATATGTCTGAAGGAATACAGGTCGCTGACTTCATTAATTGTTTTCATGCCCGAGGCATCTGCAACGATCGAAGTCACTTCAGCATCTGTCACGATTTGAAGCAGCTCTCTTGCTGTGTACATCGGATTAATCTGCACCACGATCAGCCCCAGTGCATGAGCGGCGTAATATGAAATGACGTAATCGGGGTGATTGGCAAGCATTAATCCAATGCGCTCACCCTTTTTGAACCCCATTTCGTTCCATTTGCCTGCAAGCAAATCGACTTTGCTCTTAAGCTCCAGATATGATAGTTCTTCCTCTTCAAAAATAATCGCGGTTTGCCCGCCATAGCGTTCGGCCGTTTTCTCAAGCATCGTATAAACGGACTGTTCCGGAATATGAACCTCCCCGTGCTGATAAAAAGAATGCCAGGGACGCTGAATCGCACGCTCCACACTACCTCCTCCTTACTTTCCGATTGCGGCATGATTATCTGCGGCAAGGTCCACTTTCGAATTAGGTCTTACAAAAACAGTGAACAAAATCCCGAATAACGTAATCAGACCGGCCATGAAGATGATGGACAAATCAAAGCCAGCCGCACTGTTATCACCGGATGATCCCACGATATAACCTGTAATTAAAGGTCCAACAATGCCCGCCAGGTTGCCAGATGAAGTTAAAATACTCGTCATCAGCCCGCCGCGCTCCGGAAGCAGATGGATGATAATGGTTGGTCCTATCGTTAAAATTCCATAAGTAAGACCTTTTGCAAAGCACATTGCTATAATGACCCAGACGGCATTTGTAATAAAAGCCGTTGAAGCGAGCAGCAGCGCACCCATGATCATGGCCAGTCCAACGACATACACCCTGGAAATCCGCCAGTCCTTATTCCGTTTAAACATTCTGTCCGATAAAACGGAAACGCCGATATAAACTCCGACTGAAACAACGCCAATGCCTGATACCGCATAGCCCATCTCAATGTTTGACATGTTGACGATTTTTACTAAGTAAACAGGCAGCCACACGGCAAACCAGACAACAAGCAGGTAGGTTGAAAAATATGCTAGCGTCGTGAACAAGGCTGAAGGCCTAGACAGCAGGATTAAAAAAGCTTTTATATCAAGCTTTTCAAGCTGCTTCTTCTTCGGTTTTTCATCTTCTTCCAGTTCTTCAGCTCTTGGAACGCCGCGCGTGAATTGAAACGCGACAAACCAGACAATACTTGCCGCTCCTAAAAAGGCGAAGGCAACGCGCCATCCGAAAATGTGGATAAGCGCTACAAGAATTGGCGCCGCAACCATCGCACCTAACGTAGCTCCTGAAACAACTACAGAATTAGCAAGACCGCGAAGCTTCGGAGGAAACCAAGTATTTGCATGGTTATAGGCAATCGGGCTGAACGGACCTTCAAAAGCACCCAGTAAAAAACGGTAAAGCAGCAGCAATGGCAGACCTGCAATGGCAAGCACACCTATCTGCAAGACTGCCCATGTCAGCATCAGAAAGCCGAGCACTTTTTTTGCTCCGATCCGGTCGGCCCATGCTGCTCCGAAAATCCCTGTTACCGGGTACAGCCAATAATAACTGCTTCCGACAAGACCCCAATCGGCATAAGAAAGATTAAATTCCTTCATAATCGGTACAGCTGCAAGACCCGTAATCGATTTATCCGCAAAGTTAATGAACATCCCAAAGAACAGTAAAACAAGCACAGTCCAGCGCATCTAACTCCCCCTATCCGCTCTTGCTCAATTTTCTTCCAGTACACGTCTTGCGATGATCAGACGCTGAATTTCGTTTGTTCCCTCATAAATTTTCGTAATCCGGGCATCGCGGTAAAAACGCTCTACTGGATAATCCGAAACATAGCCCATTCCCCCGTGAATCTGTACCGCTTTGTCCGCTACCCGATTGAAAACATCTGAAGCAAACAGCTTTGCCATCGATGCTTCCTTAATGACCTTTTTACCTTCATCAATCTTAGAAGCAGCCATGTATGTAAGTGTTCTGGCAGCTTCCGTTTCCGTCGCCATATCGGCAAGCATCCATTGAATCGCCTGATTATCAGCAATCGGTTTTCCGAATTGAACCCGCTCTTTTGCGTATGAAGCTGAAAGCGCTAACAACTTATCGCACGATCCAACTGCTCTTGCTGCAAGCCCCACACGTCCCTCGCTCAAAATCTTCAGCGCAGACATATATCCCATGCCGACTTCCCCGATTACATTTTCCTCAGGCACCACGCAATCTTCAAAAATCAATTGTGCGGTATGAGATCCGCGCAGCCCCATTTTCTTATCTTTTTTTCCGAGCATGAATCCCGGAAAATCTTTTTCAATCAAAAATGCGGTAATTCCCCCTTTTGCTCCTTTTTCCTTATCTGTTAACGCGAAGACTGTAAAAACATCAGCAACCGGCGCATTCGTAATGAAATGCTTTGTCCCGTTCAATATCCACTGATTTC
Proteins encoded in this region:
- a CDS encoding long-chain fatty acid--CoA ligase, with amino-acid sequence MERAIQRPWHSFYQHGEVHIPEQSVYTMLEKTAERYGGQTAIIFEEEELSYLELKSKVDLLAGKWNEMGFKKGERIGLMLANHPDYVISYYAAHALGLIVVQINPMYTARELLQIVTDAEVTSIVADASGMKTINEVSDLYSFRHMMASQLPDSDGRYLKLEELIAFGIPLKSPAEINAKEDVAVIQYTGGTTGKMKGAMLTHFNLTANVYQSCLMYGDSMVQGKETVLIATPLYHVYAMTSGMNLGIFIGGRLLLFRKFEIDDVLAKIKKHRPTFFPGVPKMYIAFVNHPEIEEAKLSCLKLCSSGSAPLPVEIIQRFERLTGTRIGEGFGLSEASPSTHRNPPFGKRKIGSIGIPVPETDCMIVDEDNRELGPKSVGELLIKGPQIMKGYWNNEAETHAALQNGWLYTGDLATMDDEGYFYIVGRKKEMIILGGFNIYPQEIEGVLYEHPDVKEAAVVGLPDEELGERVKAYVVPKVGKTIDKEELRGYCYTKLTPYKVPKQFEVRDSLPRNTVGKLLKRLLIKEESERGDNLNGN
- a CDS encoding acyl-CoA dehydrogenase family protein, which gives rise to MQATVTQEIEQMKKMVKSFVDNEVEPYAQQIEDEDKIPDHLVEQAKDLGLFGISIPEEYGGIGLNAVGKAVVLEQLGHTHNGFVSLISAHTGIGSTGLVKLASEQLKQKYLPDMAAGKKIAAFALSEPGAGSDATNLATRAEKRGNQWILNGTKHFITNAPVADVFTVFALTDKEKGAKGGITAFLIEKDFPGFMLGKKDKKMGLRGSHTAQLIFEDCVVPEENVIGEVGMGYMSALKILSEGRVGLAARAVGSCDKLLALSASYAKERVQFGKPIADNQAIQWMLADMATETEAARTLTYMAASKIDEGKKVIKEASMAKLFASDVFNRVADKAVQIHGGMGYVSDYPVERFYRDARITKIYEGTNEIQRLIIARRVLEEN
- a CDS encoding 3-hydroxyacyl-CoA dehydrogenase family protein encodes the protein MQKVSVIGAGTMGRGIAFACAAAGFSVVVQDIHEQSLDTCRAYVSKQFEKIGKTDSEASMIYTTDLKQAAEDADLIIEAVLEVMELKISVFKELDRFAKPSAIMATNTSTMSPTEIGAQTSRPKQCIALHFFNPVPKMKLIEVICGLETSEETIDACFKFGEALGKECVKINEFPGFAVSRMNCLIGNEAMTMVMEGVGSVQDIDKAMKLGLNHPMGPLELADLVGLDTRLRNMEYLYKTLGEKFRPCPILVKYVKAGWLGKKSGRGFYEYS
- a CDS encoding MFS transporter, which codes for MRWTVLVLLFFGMFINFADKSITGLAAVPIMKEFNLSYADWGLVGSSYYWLYPVTGIFGAAWADRIGAKKVLGFLMLTWAVLQIGVLAIAGLPLLLLYRFLLGAFEGPFSPIAYNHANTWFPPKLRGLANSVVVSGATLGAMVAAPILVALIHIFGWRVAFAFLGAASIVWFVAFQFTRGVPRAEELEEDEKPKKKQLEKLDIKAFLILLSRPSALFTTLAYFSTYLLVVWFAVWLPVYLVKIVNMSNIEMGYAVSGIGVVSVGVYIGVSVLSDRMFKRNKDWRISRVYVVGLAMIMGALLLASTAFITNAVWVIIAMCFAKGLTYGILTIGPTIIIHLLPERGGLMTSILTSSGNLAGIVGPLITGYIVGSSGDNSAAGFDLSIIFMAGLITLFGILFTVFVRPNSKVDLAADNHAAIGK
- a CDS encoding 3-hydroxyacyl-CoA dehydrogenase family protein, producing MGIESIERVAVIGAGTMGSQIAMVCSLAGYPVTLQDVNGESLEKAKQFLGVQMEKRVKKGRFIAEEVEAAFSRISFTASLDELREADLVIEAIVEKLDVKRALFKKLDEITPPHAILATNSSTIVSSKIADVTGRPDKVCNIHFFNPALVMELVEVVKGPHTSDETAQTSMDFVKKINKLPVLLNKEISGFIANRILGKLMDEAVYLLENGYATFEEIDLVCTKALNHPIGPFGLMDLTGIDVNYFVRMQRYEESGNECDKPAKIVQEKVEKGELGRKTGKGFYTYDNKKAAVK
- a CDS encoding PaaI family thioesterase — its product is MLDIMHSSFFDHLSLRREQNQGEEIIISAVIEKEHLADSETIGSGIFYTMLDIAMGTAASKAGGAPSATIALTTTIFDSSVKSSLLCRAKVTHCFEGMASAEGWVFDEHKSLIAKSQADFKLLKKRS
- a CDS encoding M55 family metallopeptidase, which encodes MKIYVSVDMEGITGLADETHVNSSKHNYERGRQIMTDEANYVIQSAFDHGAKEVIVNDSHSKMNNLLIERLHPETQLITGDVKPYSMVQGLDDSFYGAMFVGYHARASKKGVMSHTMIFGVREIYINDTAVGELGFNAYVAGYHGVPVLMVAGDDQAAMEAEALIPNITTAVVKETISRSVVKSLTPVKAGELLKEKTALAIKNRENVKPLTPPDNPLLAIEFANYGQAEWAALMPGTKLVENTTIVRYQARDILEAYRAMLVMTELAMRTTFC
- a CDS encoding enoyl-CoA hydratase/isomerase family protein; this encodes MNAFANIEIRKSNGLAYLVINRPELRNALNKETLIEMMEALEILASDDETGCVVFTGSGERSFAAGADIGQLKSRTALDVFNRGGMQQVYDYIEAYDKPTIAMVNGFALGGGCELAMACDIRIASENAKFGLPELNLSIIPSAGGTQRLARLVGKGVAMDMILRGKIIDAKEAYRIGLVSEIASIEELQEKTEEAAGQILSKGPLAVKLAKLAVHAGFDADQKTGLVIEKLAQAVLFSTDDKNEGTSAFLEKRKPQFTAK
- a CDS encoding thiolase family protein; its protein translation is METIVIASAVRTPIGRYGGALKDVEASFLASYAIKESLNRAGVPAEQVDEVILGEVRQTTLASNVARVAALRAGIPETAPAFSINRLCASGMQAIASAVQQIQSGQAEIVVAGGTENMSQAPIYLRGSRFGGDAAHLVDSNKENGQQPKETFGEHLGMGITAENVAEKYQISREDQDAFALESQKRAEKANQNQLFQDEIVPIDVPHKKGSTLFSTDEHPRPETTYEKLSQLKPAFRKSGTVTAGNACGRNDGAAALVLMTESKAKELNIKPIARVVDWAAAGVSPEIMGIGPVPAVRKLLERTNKSIGDIDVFELNEAFASQALAVIRELELDREKVNVNGGAIALGHPLGATGARIVTTLVHEMKRSDRRLGVATLCVGGGQGMAMMIELI
- a CDS encoding ABC transporter permease; this translates as MNTYLFKRLLSMILTLWLIITLTFVLMHTIPGSPFNQERGTSEAVQRNLEAYYHLDEPLPVQYAMYMKSLVTFDFGPSIKKSSQTVNELLGRGFPVSFELGIVTLIVAVFSGIALGIIAALRHNGFIDYLAMTIAVLGISVPNFIMATLLIQNLAVNLKILPAATWSSPMHMILPTLALATGPMAIIARLTRSSMLEVLTQDYIRTARAKGLSPVKIVFKHALRNALLPVVTVLGTLAASILTGTFVIEKIFAIPGMGKYFIESIGTRDYPVIMGTTVFYSTILIVMLFLVDVAYGILDPRIQLNKREGR
- a CDS encoding acyl-CoA dehydrogenase family protein: MNFQFDEDIQFLKRSVRDFVQTEVEAVAMEIEESNAIPERIIAMSKELGLFGLSIPEQYGGLGIGMVGKCALYEEIGATHNGYTTLIGAHTGIGTVGIVEMGNEQQKQMYLPAMASGEKIGAFALTEPSAGSNATNLKTSAVKKGDKYILNGTKHYITNATEADVFTVMAVTDSSKGAKGITSFIIEKDFPGFQVGAVEKKMGLRGSHSAEIILEDCEVPAENILGEEGQGYVNALKILANGRAGLAARNLGSCQKLLDLSMTYSKERVQFDVPIFEHQAVSHMIAEMAMEIEALRSFTYRVAWMVDEGMKVIKEAAMLKLFGSEVYNRVADKAVQVHGGIGYIADYPIERFFRDARITRIYEGTSEIQKNIIAGQLKKQYQ
- a CDS encoding PaaI family thioesterase, producing the protein MAILVQDIRESFESSPFFNHMGIEIIHFEEHSVKIKLTIKEHVLNANGTLHGGVHATMLDFIQGMLLRSITKTSCATLNLNTQYLAAISEGDIFAEANVLQLGYKLAFLEGEIRDSSGKIVAKGTGTFKVIREAEGI